Proteins found in one Paenibacillus sp. FSL R10-2782 genomic segment:
- a CDS encoding peptide ABC transporter substrate-binding protein: MKRKSFLVLLTLVLAVGALLAGCGSSSKNENNGKGAQENASTTPAPADKQILRINLSSEPPTFDPAQAQDSQTNTVLKTLYEGLVRMGPDGKEIPGVAESWKISDDGKTYTFKLRDTAKWSNGDPVKASDFVFAWQRVLDPSTAPAPPYAYQLYYIKNAEGYNLSTSKSFKGTKITDFKDVGVKAVDDHTLQVELDHPTPYFLGLTSFYTFYPVHPSIKGNDKWAVQKDSMITNGPYTLTTWDSGQKIEVTKSENYWGKDQIKLNKITMSLVNSGATELASYRSGQLDYAGMPNGEIPTDQIPAVKKELPNEFKAKGIASTYYYLFNVTEKPFNNVKIRKAFAMAIQRQPIVERVTLGGQIPAYGFVPPGIKGVSQEFRSEHKDDFFKEDFTEAKKLLQEGMKEEGVTTLPPVTLLYNSSEGHQKIALAVADMWKKNLGVDIKTQNQEWGVFIQTRNKLNFQIARGGWSADYNDPMTFLDMWTTGNTNNNSGYANPAYDALIEAAKTETDPAKRMEDFAKAEKILVQDDMVMLPIYYYSNVSLTKPNVKDIALDFSGAIDFTRAYITQ; the protein is encoded by the coding sequence ATGAAAAGGAAAAGCTTTTTAGTCCTTTTGACACTCGTTCTTGCAGTTGGCGCACTGCTCGCAGGTTGTGGCTCCAGCAGTAAGAACGAAAACAATGGTAAGGGCGCACAAGAAAATGCATCAACTACACCGGCTCCGGCTGACAAACAAATTTTGCGCATTAACCTTTCTTCCGAACCGCCAACCTTCGATCCGGCACAAGCTCAGGATAGTCAAACGAATACGGTTCTCAAAACTTTGTATGAAGGTCTCGTGCGTATGGGTCCTGATGGCAAAGAAATTCCTGGCGTAGCTGAATCCTGGAAAATTTCCGATGACGGCAAAACCTATACGTTCAAGCTTCGTGATACTGCAAAATGGAGTAATGGCGACCCGGTCAAAGCAAGTGACTTCGTATTTGCTTGGCAACGGGTATTGGACCCTTCCACGGCTCCAGCACCTCCATATGCTTACCAATTGTACTATATAAAAAATGCTGAGGGCTACAACCTGAGCACTTCCAAATCTTTTAAAGGAACTAAAATTACAGACTTCAAAGATGTAGGTGTCAAAGCAGTTGATGACCATACATTGCAAGTAGAGCTGGATCACCCAACTCCTTACTTCCTGGGTTTGACTTCTTTCTACACCTTCTACCCTGTACATCCTTCTATTAAAGGGAATGACAAATGGGCGGTTCAGAAAGACAGCATGATTACCAATGGACCATACACTTTAACAACTTGGGACAGCGGTCAAAAGATCGAAGTTACCAAGAGTGAAAACTATTGGGGTAAAGATCAAATCAAGCTGAACAAAATCACGATGTCTCTTGTAAACAGCGGTGCAACAGAACTGGCTTCTTATAGAAGTGGACAACTTGATTATGCAGGTATGCCAAACGGTGAAATTCCTACAGACCAAATTCCGGCTGTGAAAAAAGAATTGCCGAATGAGTTTAAGGCTAAAGGGATTGCAAGTACGTATTACTATCTGTTTAACGTAACTGAAAAACCATTTAATAATGTTAAAATCCGCAAAGCATTTGCGATGGCTATTCAACGTCAACCGATTGTTGAGAGAGTAACATTGGGCGGTCAAATTCCTGCTTACGGCTTTGTACCTCCAGGTATCAAAGGAGTTTCTCAGGAGTTCCGTTCCGAGCATAAAGACGATTTCTTCAAAGAAGATTTTACTGAAGCAAAGAAATTGCTTCAAGAAGGTATGAAGGAAGAAGGCGTAACTACACTTCCTCCGGTAACTTTGCTGTATAACTCCAGTGAAGGTCACCAAAAGATTGCTTTGGCAGTCGCTGATATGTGGAAGAAAAACCTTGGTGTGGACATCAAAACCCAAAACCAAGAGTGGGGCGTATTTATTCAAACACGTAACAAGCTGAATTTCCAAATTGCTCGTGGTGGTTGGTCTGCCGACTACAATGATCCAATGACATTCCTGGATATGTGGACAACAGGCAACACTAATAATAATTCTGGCTACGCTAATCCTGCATACGATGCTTTGATTGAAGCGGCTAAGACAGAAACCGATCCAGCAAAACGCATGGAAGATTTCGCAAAAGCAGAGAAAATTCTGGTTCAAGACGATATGGTTATGCTTCCGATCTACTACTATTCAAATGTTTCTTTAACGAAACCGAATGTAAAAGACATCGCTCTTGACTTTAGTGGAGCGATTGATTTCACACGAGCGTATATTACACAGTAA
- a CDS encoding DUF3397 family protein, whose amino-acid sequence MSLVQGTIITFSILPFFPFLIVFAVCRFLLKLEKKKSLLLSMDITTAFLILSVAALFNVIFSSRFGFYLILLLLLLALGLIGGAQNRIKGRVDGKRLCRAVWRLTFIAMTLAYILLTIIGIFKNIFNYM is encoded by the coding sequence TTGAGTCTTGTACAAGGTACCATCATCACATTTAGCATTCTTCCCTTTTTTCCGTTTCTGATCGTGTTTGCGGTTTGCCGCTTCCTGCTTAAACTGGAAAAAAAGAAGTCGTTACTTCTATCTATGGACATTACTACGGCTTTTCTGATACTATCCGTCGCGGCGCTCTTTAACGTCATTTTTTCATCAAGATTCGGTTTTTATTTGATATTACTGCTTCTGCTTCTGGCGCTGGGTTTAATTGGAGGAGCACAAAATCGAATAAAAGGTAGGGTGGATGGCAAAAGATTATGTAGAGCAGTGTGGAGATTAACTTTTATAGCCATGACATTAGCGTATATTTTATTAACTATTATTGGTATATTTAAAAATATATTCAATTACATGTGA
- a CDS encoding 2-dehydropantoate 2-reductase — protein MIDIIGAGSLGLLFAGRLAASGTKVRLWTRTLEQARVIACEGITVLEKEGHIAIRVPGDALKAAPLADWQRLNSQDPARWILIMTKQGAIGEVLEQIKSAANTESDIGIVCLQNGIGHIERIRQAFPEAMLHPAVTTEGAKRKGVASVVHAGLGFTEIGYPDELEELQVVSFEQNVLNPLLTAGFDVCLSKEIENGIYRKLLINAVINPLTAIWRIPNGELLSDPGRIHMMRKLYEEGIQVYEALDIRWDSAWWDHIMKVCRVTADNQSSMLADVLAQSMTEVASINGQLVQMAEQAGVAAPTHAVLWQLIEGMRLKEG, from the coding sequence GTGATTGATATTATTGGAGCAGGTTCGCTCGGATTGTTGTTCGCTGGAAGGCTGGCGGCCTCAGGTACAAAAGTAAGGCTATGGACACGAACGCTTGAGCAGGCACGGGTCATAGCTTGTGAAGGGATTACTGTGCTTGAAAAAGAGGGGCATATTGCTATTCGTGTGCCTGGAGACGCATTAAAGGCGGCGCCGCTGGCAGATTGGCAACGCTTGAATTCACAGGATCCGGCACGATGGATTTTGATAATGACTAAACAGGGGGCGATTGGGGAAGTGCTGGAGCAGATTAAATCTGCGGCTAATACAGAAAGCGATATCGGAATTGTTTGCTTACAGAACGGAATCGGACATATAGAACGAATTAGGCAAGCCTTTCCTGAAGCAATGCTACACCCTGCGGTAACGACAGAAGGAGCCAAGAGAAAGGGAGTAGCATCCGTCGTTCATGCTGGGCTGGGGTTTACTGAAATTGGCTATCCAGATGAACTGGAGGAGCTACAGGTCGTTAGTTTCGAACAAAATGTACTAAATCCGCTACTTACAGCAGGATTTGACGTTTGCTTGTCGAAAGAAATCGAGAACGGTATATACCGCAAGTTGCTAATCAACGCTGTGATTAATCCGCTGACAGCAATCTGGCGAATCCCCAATGGAGAACTGCTTTCCGATCCGGGCCGCATACATATGATGCGCAAGCTATATGAAGAAGGCATTCAAGTGTACGAAGCCCTTGATATTCGGTGGGACAGCGCATGGTGGGATCATATTATGAAGGTTTGCCGGGTAACGGCAGACAATCAGTCGTCTATGCTGGCCGATGTGCTTGCGCAATCTATGACAGAGGTTGCTTCCATTAACGGACAACTGGTGCAGATGGCAGAGCAAGCAGGGGTTGCTGCACCTACCCATGCGGTATTATGGCAATTAATTGAGGGCATGCGGCTAAAAGAGGGGTGA
- a CDS encoding RsfA family transcriptional regulator: protein MTAIRQDAWSAEDDLILAEVTLRHIREGGTQLAAFEEVGQKIGRTSAACGFRWNSCVRKRYDEAISIAKAQRQKRSYIRKQSPVGVSQVAAFATLDMAEGVYRADGTSEDTLSIDAVIRFLRQWKGSVQETNRQIKMLEKDLREKEEELNQLRSINDRLSKEVNEVQTDYRVVNDDYKALIQIMDRARRLALITEDEEELKSRFKMDANGNLERIE from the coding sequence ATGACTGCAATAAGACAAGATGCATGGAGTGCGGAAGATGATTTGATATTGGCGGAGGTGACATTGCGTCATATTCGGGAAGGTGGAACACAGCTAGCCGCATTTGAAGAGGTTGGGCAAAAAATAGGAAGAACCTCCGCAGCATGTGGCTTCCGCTGGAACAGTTGCGTGCGCAAGCGTTATGATGAAGCCATCAGTATTGCTAAAGCGCAGCGTCAAAAACGCAGCTATATTCGCAAGCAGAGTCCGGTTGGTGTATCTCAGGTGGCGGCTTTTGCCACGCTTGATATGGCTGAAGGGGTATACAGAGCGGATGGAACGAGTGAGGATACGTTGTCCATCGACGCTGTGATCCGCTTTTTGCGTCAATGGAAGGGATCTGTACAGGAAACCAATCGACAGATCAAGATGCTGGAAAAAGATTTACGTGAAAAGGAAGAGGAATTAAATCAACTTCGCTCCATTAATGATCGGTTGTCCAAAGAGGTTAATGAGGTGCAAACTGACTATCGCGTCGTGAATGATGATTACAAAGCCTTGATTCAGATTATGGACCGGGCCCGCCGTTTGGCTTTAATCACTGAGGATGAGGAAGAGCTTAAATCCAGATTCAAAATGGACGCCAATGGGAACTTGGAGCGTATTGAGTAG
- a CDS encoding PhoH family protein, translated as MKKIFVLDTNVLLHDPKAMFTFKEHEVVIPAVVLEEIDSKKRNADEIGRNARNVSRLLDGLREVGHLHSGVPLPQGGRLKVELNHRSFLKVQEMFGEVSNDNRILAVALNYQLEEKELPEPRSVVLVSKDVLVRIKADVLGLLTEDYLSDRTGDLSELYPGYSAIQVHPSIIDEFYSNRFLQIKPLELSYTLYPHEFVILKDEMGTGKSALLKVNQEADRLEPLYLSNESVWGISARNAQQRMALELLLNDDIPLVTMTGKAGTGKTLLALAAGLLKVEDEHRFKKLLIARPVVPMGKDIGYLPGEKEEKLRPWMQPIYDNLEYLFDAKKSGDIDKILMGLGSIQVEALTYIRGRSIPGQFIIIDEAQNLSRHEIKTIVSRVGEGSKIILMGDPEQIDHPYLDAASNGLTYVVERFKQEGISGHIMLEKGERSKLAQLAADLL; from the coding sequence ATGAAGAAAATTTTTGTGCTGGATACGAATGTGCTACTGCATGATCCGAAAGCCATGTTTACCTTCAAAGAACATGAAGTGGTTATTCCAGCTGTTGTTCTTGAAGAAATCGACTCCAAAAAACGCAACGCGGATGAGATTGGACGGAATGCCCGCAACGTATCGCGATTGCTGGATGGGTTGAGGGAAGTAGGACATCTACACAGCGGTGTTCCGCTTCCGCAAGGTGGGAGGCTCAAGGTTGAATTAAATCATCGGAGCTTTTTAAAAGTTCAGGAGATGTTCGGGGAGGTTTCGAACGATAATCGAATTTTAGCAGTCGCCTTGAATTATCAGCTGGAGGAGAAGGAACTGCCTGAACCACGTTCAGTTGTGCTGGTTAGTAAAGATGTGCTGGTGAGAATCAAGGCAGACGTGTTAGGACTGCTGACCGAAGACTATTTGTCCGACAGAACCGGTGATCTGAGTGAGCTATATCCCGGGTACTCGGCAATTCAGGTGCATCCGTCCATCATAGATGAGTTTTATTCCAATCGTTTTTTACAGATTAAGCCATTGGAGCTGTCTTATACGCTATATCCTCATGAATTTGTTATTCTAAAGGACGAGATGGGGACTGGAAAATCGGCTTTGCTGAAAGTAAACCAGGAAGCAGACCGATTAGAGCCTCTGTATTTAAGCAATGAATCGGTGTGGGGGATTAGTGCCCGTAATGCCCAACAGCGGATGGCGCTGGAGCTATTGCTTAATGATGATATCCCGCTGGTGACGATGACTGGAAAAGCGGGTACAGGCAAAACGTTGCTGGCGCTCGCTGCTGGTCTGCTCAAGGTAGAAGATGAGCATCGCTTCAAGAAGCTGCTAATCGCCCGTCCTGTTGTTCCTATGGGCAAGGATATCGGTTATTTACCGGGAGAAAAGGAAGAAAAGCTGCGTCCGTGGATGCAACCGATTTACGACAATTTGGAATATTTGTTTGATGCCAAAAAATCAGGCGATATCGATAAAATTTTGATGGGCTTGGGGAGCATTCAGGTGGAGGCGCTCACTTATATTCGCGGGCGTTCAATACCTGGACAATTTATTATTATTGATGAGGCACAGAATTTGTCGCGGCATGAAATTAAAACAATCGTGTCCCGTGTAGGTGAGGGGAGTAAAATCATTTTGATGGGAGACCCGGAGCAAATTGATCACCCCTATCTCGATGCTGCTAGTAACGGCTTGACGTATGTAGTAGAACGCTTCAAGCAGGAAGGGATTAGTGGGCATATTATGCTGGAAAAAGGAGAGCGCTCCAAGCTGGCGCAGTTGGCAGCCGATCTGCTGTAG
- a CDS encoding LCP family protein has product MSNLTNGLPPRTQSGKKSAKPKKTKKKKSFFRSFMKFVLFLLIIGILAAGGYAYYLYNQVEEVLDTGINKEVPKTQLAEAKPLTILLLGTDYRPDHPTYLSDVIMVATLNPNTKSSTIVSLPRDTRLELEGYKPRKLNEYYPVFKAREKESGEVAEEQMKKMIGKYLNIDIDYVTVINFQGFRDVVDNLGGVDVTVDKNMCYRDSADGTNINLKAGAQHLNGDQALDFVRYRKSNCRPRTAESDDFDRNRRQNQVLHSLIDQMQSFSALSKFSAIIKSVDKNLMTDIESQQMKNLVQTYWNISKQNVKYNPVAGTWRSPYVYIDEQQLELARQSLQEELSKKASDNNTVSSSNS; this is encoded by the coding sequence ATGAGTAATCTTACTAACGGATTGCCTCCCCGGACACAAAGCGGGAAAAAATCCGCCAAACCGAAAAAAACCAAAAAGAAAAAAAGCTTTTTCAGATCGTTTATGAAGTTTGTTCTGTTTCTGCTTATTATAGGTATCTTGGCGGCTGGCGGTTATGCCTATTACCTATACAATCAGGTAGAGGAAGTTTTGGATACGGGGATCAATAAGGAAGTGCCCAAAACACAATTGGCCGAGGCAAAGCCTTTGACCATTTTGTTGCTTGGGACGGATTACCGCCCTGATCATCCAACTTATTTGTCGGACGTTATTATGGTAGCTACACTGAATCCGAATACCAAATCATCTACGATCGTGTCGTTACCGAGGGATACGCGGCTGGAACTGGAAGGATATAAACCTCGTAAGCTGAATGAGTACTATCCGGTGTTCAAGGCTAGAGAGAAAGAGTCTGGTGAAGTCGCTGAAGAGCAAATGAAGAAGATGATCGGCAAATATTTGAATATTGACATCGATTATGTGACGGTTATTAACTTCCAGGGCTTCAGAGATGTTGTGGATAATTTGGGTGGCGTAGATGTTACGGTCGACAAAAATATGTGTTACCGTGACAGTGCAGATGGTACTAACATTAACTTGAAGGCAGGAGCACAACATTTGAACGGTGATCAGGCACTTGATTTTGTTCGTTACCGCAAATCAAACTGTCGCCCGAGAACAGCTGAATCTGACGATTTTGATCGCAACCGTCGACAAAATCAGGTGCTTCATTCCTTGATTGACCAAATGCAGTCCTTCAGTGCTCTAAGTAAATTTAGTGCAATTATTAAATCTGTTGATAAGAATTTGATGACGGATATTGAGTCTCAGCAAATGAAAAATCTTGTACAGACCTATTGGAATATTTCCAAGCAAAATGTGAAATACAATCCGGTAGCAGGAACATGGCGTAGTCCTTATGTCTATATTGATGAGCAACAGCTTGAACTGGCCAGACAATCCTTGCAAGAGGAACTTTCAAAAAAAGCGAGCGACAATAATACTGTCTCTTCTTCCAATTCTTGA
- the typA gene encoding translational GTPase TypA, translating to MHARENIRNIAIIAHVDHGKTTLVDKLLQQSGTFRDHEAVQERAMDSNDLERERGITILAKNTAITYKDYLINIVDTPGHADFGGEVERIMKMVDGVLLVVDAYEGCMPQTKFVLRKALEQNLTPIVVVNKIDRPAARPAEVIDEVLDLFIELGASDEQLEFPVVYASALNGTSSLDAEKQDDNMQALYETVVDHIPAPTEKIDEPLQFLVTLMDYNEYLGRIAVGRVNRGIIKQGQAVTVMQRDGSSKSARIEKLFGFQGLKRIETDQAGAGDIVAIAGIKDINIGETIADPNHPEALPVLKIDEPTLQMTFLVNNSPFAGREGKWITSRKLRERLLKELETDVSLRVDETDSPDAFIVSGRGELHLGILIENMRREGYELQVSKPEVIVKEIDGKKMEPIERLLIDIPEESMGAVMESLGSRKAEMVNMINNGTGQVRLEFLIPARGLIGYTTNFLTLTRGYGVMNHAFDSYGPFVGGQVGGRHQGVLISTENGTTTFYGMMGVEDRGILFLEPGTEIYEGMVVGEHTRDNDIVVNICKEKQLTNVRSATKDDTVKLKTPRIFSLEQALEYLNDDEYCEITPNAIRLRKKILNKSERERAEKQRKTAQANS from the coding sequence ATGCATGCAAGAGAGAACATTCGCAATATTGCTATTATTGCCCACGTCGACCACGGCAAAACGACGCTTGTCGACAAGCTTCTTCAACAGTCCGGAACATTTAGAGATCACGAGGCTGTTCAGGAGCGCGCCATGGACTCCAACGATCTGGAGCGTGAACGCGGTATTACGATTTTAGCTAAAAATACAGCTATTACGTACAAAGATTATCTGATTAACATTGTGGATACACCGGGACACGCCGACTTTGGCGGCGAAGTGGAACGGATTATGAAAATGGTTGACGGTGTTTTGCTCGTCGTTGATGCTTACGAAGGTTGTATGCCGCAGACTAAATTTGTACTGCGTAAAGCGTTGGAGCAGAACCTGACGCCAATCGTTGTTGTTAACAAAATTGACCGTCCGGCAGCTCGTCCAGCCGAAGTAATTGATGAAGTACTTGATCTGTTCATCGAGTTGGGTGCGAGTGATGAGCAGTTGGAATTCCCTGTTGTGTATGCTTCAGCTCTGAACGGAACATCCAGTTTGGATGCCGAAAAGCAAGATGATAACATGCAGGCATTGTACGAAACCGTTGTGGATCACATCCCAGCTCCAACGGAGAAAATAGATGAGCCTCTTCAATTCCTCGTAACACTGATGGACTATAACGAATATCTTGGCCGCATTGCAGTTGGTCGTGTAAACCGTGGTATTATCAAGCAGGGTCAAGCGGTTACGGTTATGCAGCGTGACGGCAGCAGCAAATCAGCGCGTATTGAGAAGCTGTTCGGTTTCCAAGGTCTGAAACGGATTGAAACCGATCAAGCGGGCGCTGGTGATATTGTGGCTATTGCAGGGATCAAGGATATTAACATTGGCGAAACGATTGCCGATCCAAACCATCCTGAAGCTTTACCTGTACTCAAGATTGATGAGCCAACGCTTCAAATGACCTTCCTGGTTAATAACAGCCCATTCGCAGGTCGCGAAGGTAAATGGATCACATCCCGTAAACTCCGCGAGCGTCTTCTGAAAGAGCTCGAAACGGATGTCAGCTTGCGTGTCGATGAAACCGACAGTCCTGACGCATTTATCGTATCTGGACGTGGTGAGTTGCATCTGGGTATCCTGATTGAAAACATGCGTCGTGAAGGTTATGAACTGCAAGTGTCCAAGCCGGAAGTAATCGTGAAGGAAATTGATGGCAAGAAAATGGAGCCAATTGAACGTCTCCTCATTGATATTCCTGAAGAAAGCATGGGCGCAGTTATGGAAAGTCTGGGATCCCGCAAAGCTGAAATGGTCAACATGATCAACAACGGCACCGGACAGGTTCGTTTGGAATTCCTGATTCCTGCACGTGGTCTGATTGGTTACACTACGAACTTCCTGACTTTGACTCGTGGTTATGGCGTAATGAACCATGCGTTTGACAGCTATGGTCCATTTGTTGGCGGTCAAGTCGGTGGACGTCACCAAGGCGTACTCATTTCAACAGAAAATGGTACTACTACATTTTATGGAATGATGGGTGTAGAGGATCGTGGTATTCTGTTCCTGGAGCCGGGTACTGAGATTTATGAAGGTATGGTTGTCGGAGAGCATACACGTGATAACGACATCGTTGTTAACATTTGTAAAGAGAAGCAATTGACGAACGTCCGCTCTGCAACAAAAGACGATACCGTAAAACTTAAAACACCACGTATTTTCTCTTTGGAACAGGCGCTTGAGTATTTGAATGATGATGAGTACTGTGAAATTACACCTAATGCCATTCGTTTGCGCAAAAAGATTTTGAACAAAAGCGAGCGCGAGCGTGCAGAAAAACAGCGTAAAACAGCACAAGCAAATTCGTAA
- a CDS encoding TerC family protein gives MEHIILLLKILMINLVLSGDNAVVIAMASKNLPARQRSQAIWWGALAAVVLRCVLTFAAVLLLGIPFIQAAGGLLLLWIAFKLLYENNDHVGVRAETTIWKAIQVILVADFVMSLDNVLAIAALANGDIAIIVIGIAISIPIVVWGSNVIAVWLHRFPVLVLLGSAILAFTAGEMLLRDPRLGAWLTGPGEVLPSWLPGLLAAAVVIAGIVQQLQARRI, from the coding sequence ATGGAGCATATCATTTTGCTGTTGAAAATATTAATGATCAATTTGGTGTTAAGCGGTGATAATGCGGTTGTTATAGCCATGGCGAGCAAAAACTTGCCTGCAAGGCAGCGGAGCCAAGCAATATGGTGGGGAGCGCTCGCCGCAGTTGTCCTGCGCTGTGTGTTGACTTTTGCAGCTGTCCTTTTGCTGGGAATACCCTTTATTCAGGCGGCAGGCGGTCTGCTTCTGTTATGGATTGCATTTAAGCTGCTTTATGAGAATAACGATCATGTGGGAGTAAGAGCGGAAACAACTATATGGAAGGCTATACAGGTGATTCTGGTGGCGGATTTTGTGATGAGTCTGGATAATGTATTGGCTATTGCAGCACTTGCAAATGGGGATATTGCGATCATTGTCATCGGTATTGCGATTAGTATTCCAATTGTGGTATGGGGGAGCAACGTTATTGCAGTCTGGCTTCACCGTTTCCCTGTACTTGTTTTACTTGGATCTGCAATATTGGCTTTCACAGCAGGTGAAATGCTGCTGCGTGATCCCAGACTGGGAGCGTGGTTAACCGGACCGGGGGAAGTTTTACCTTCATGGTTGCCGGGATTGCTGGCCGCCGCAGTTGTAATTGCAGGAATAGTTCAGCAGTTGCAAGCCCGCCGTATTTGA
- a CDS encoding TerC family protein: MRTIDMSGFQFFGLLLNVIFIDLLLAGDNAIVIGLAARKLPTETQKKAILYGTGGALLIRIAATIVVLWLLQVPWLLLVGGVMLIWIAYKLLVDQEDHAEVKAGTTLWEAIRTIIIADAAMGLDNVIAVAGAAQQHLILVVLGLLISVPIVVWGSTLFIKLINKFPWIIYLGSAVLGYTASNMITEERKLEPYFTEHPALRILFIATVMAGILLTGYLQNRRSISRRKKAVLK; this comes from the coding sequence ATGAGAACGATTGACATGTCCGGATTTCAGTTTTTTGGGCTACTGCTTAATGTGATATTTATTGACCTTCTGCTTGCAGGAGATAATGCTATTGTCATTGGACTTGCCGCCCGAAAGCTACCGACCGAAACGCAAAAAAAAGCAATTTTGTATGGTACCGGCGGTGCTCTACTCATTCGTATAGCCGCCACGATTGTCGTGCTTTGGCTGCTTCAAGTGCCGTGGCTGTTACTCGTCGGGGGTGTAATGCTGATATGGATTGCATATAAGCTGCTGGTAGATCAGGAGGACCACGCCGAAGTCAAAGCCGGAACGACTTTATGGGAGGCTATCCGAACCATCATAATAGCCGATGCAGCCATGGGGCTGGACAACGTAATCGCCGTCGCAGGCGCTGCCCAGCAGCATTTGATATTGGTGGTGCTCGGTCTGCTGATCAGCGTACCGATTGTCGTGTGGGGGAGCACTCTTTTCATCAAGCTTATTAACAAATTTCCTTGGATCATTTATTTGGGCTCGGCTGTGCTTGGCTATACCGCCTCTAATATGATTACTGAGGAACGCAAGCTGGAGCCATACTTTACCGAACACCCCGCACTGCGCATCCTGTTTATTGCCACAGTGATGGCTGGTATTCTGCTCACAGGCTATCTTCAAAACCGCAGATCCATATCCAGGCGAAAAAAAGCCGTTTTGAAATAA
- the thiI gene encoding tRNA uracil 4-sulfurtransferase ThiI — MHYDMLLLRFGEFTLKGKNRARFEKAVLNHVKLLLKPFPGASLRKEFGRIYVVLGGESYEQIIQVLQKVFGITTISPVKMAPVELDTIIETAVALMRELNPTEGTTFKVNARRVWKGFAHSSHEMNHLIGSPVLREFPVLKVDVRQPDIELRVEVREQAAYIFSDIITAVGGYPLGTNGKAMLLLSGGIDSPVAGWSSMRRGLEIECVHFYSYPFTSERAKEKVIDLARVLAGYAGRIKIHLVPFTEVQTAFTRTGQDNLIITLMRRSMLRIATMLAEREGALALVTGDSLGQVASQTLSSMNVIGRSTELPLLRPLVMMDKQEITEIAKQIGTYDLSILPYEDCCTLFVPKSPTTNPNLWVVQKIEASIRDLNTLLEQAVATTETVVLEADGAIEGRKEEVVQEDWF, encoded by the coding sequence ATGCACTATGACATGCTGTTGCTTCGCTTTGGCGAATTTACATTGAAAGGGAAAAACCGCGCCCGTTTTGAAAAAGCGGTACTGAATCACGTAAAACTGTTGCTCAAGCCGTTTCCCGGTGCTTCTCTGCGTAAGGAATTTGGACGGATTTATGTCGTTCTCGGGGGAGAGTCTTATGAGCAGATCATCCAAGTGTTGCAAAAGGTGTTTGGTATCACCACCATCAGTCCTGTTAAAATGGCTCCTGTTGAGCTTGACACGATTATTGAAACCGCTGTAGCCTTGATGCGTGAGTTGAATCCGACGGAAGGAACGACCTTCAAGGTCAATGCTCGCAGGGTGTGGAAAGGATTTGCACATTCTTCTCATGAGATGAATCATTTGATTGGCTCGCCGGTACTACGCGAATTTCCAGTGTTAAAGGTCGATGTCCGCCAGCCGGATATCGAGCTGCGGGTGGAAGTCAGAGAGCAGGCGGCTTATATATTTAGCGATATTATTACTGCTGTAGGAGGCTATCCGTTAGGTACAAATGGCAAAGCTATGCTGCTGCTCTCGGGCGGAATCGACAGTCCGGTAGCGGGATGGTCCTCCATGCGCAGAGGATTGGAAATCGAATGCGTCCATTTTTACAGCTATCCGTTTACGAGTGAGCGTGCGAAAGAAAAGGTTATTGACTTGGCGAGGGTATTGGCGGGTTACGCCGGACGCATCAAGATTCATCTCGTACCTTTTACAGAGGTGCAGACTGCTTTTACACGCACTGGACAGGATAATCTAATCATTACGCTGATGAGACGGTCCATGCTGCGTATTGCGACGATGCTGGCGGAGCGCGAAGGCGCGCTGGCGCTTGTAACGGGTGATAGTCTAGGCCAAGTAGCCAGCCAAACTTTATCGAGCATGAATGTGATTGGGCGTTCGACGGAACTACCGTTGCTGCGTCCTCTCGTGATGATGGATAAACAGGAAATTACGGAAATAGCCAAGCAAATCGGCACATATGATCTATCTATCCTGCCATATGAGGATTGCTGCACATTGTTTGTTCCCAAATCCCCAACGACCAATCCTAATTTATGGGTTGTTCAAAAGATCGAAGCCTCTATTCGGGATTTAAATACTTTGCTTGAGCAGGCTGTGGCTACAACGGAAACTGTTGTGCTTGAGGCAGATGGAGCTATAGAGGGACGTAAAGAGGAAGTTGTGCAGGAGGATTGGTTTTAA